The following proteins come from a genomic window of Ornithinimicrobium cryptoxanthini:
- a CDS encoding helix-turn-helix transcriptional regulator, producing the protein MKKSNRLGPEPWRPSGATDQSPAERVLAALTEQVGPVTTAELVAVIGLHANTVRAHLQELTEAGLVRMETVASVGRGRPAHRYSITDEGRAVPRVNDPAFAEYRGLTTAFATYLASRSDNPSDEAREIGRAWGRQLGDDAGPGRADPAGMIMQLLARLGFTPVPPPATNPGEGIALRTCPLLELAEEMPEVICQVHQGLVEGALDQAGASSVGVELLPFAEPGACRLHLRP; encoded by the coding sequence GTGAAGAAATCGAACCGGCTCGGACCCGAGCCCTGGCGCCCGTCTGGTGCGACGGATCAGTCGCCCGCCGAGCGGGTTCTGGCGGCTCTGACCGAGCAGGTGGGGCCGGTCACGACCGCCGAGCTGGTGGCGGTCATCGGGTTGCACGCCAACACTGTGCGGGCCCACCTGCAGGAGCTCACCGAGGCAGGTCTGGTGCGGATGGAGACGGTGGCCTCCGTGGGTCGGGGGCGACCGGCCCACCGCTACTCCATCACCGACGAGGGGCGCGCCGTGCCCCGAGTCAACGACCCCGCGTTCGCGGAGTACCGCGGCCTGACCACGGCCTTCGCGACCTATCTCGCATCGAGGTCGGACAACCCCTCCGACGAGGCCCGCGAGATCGGTCGAGCCTGGGGCCGTCAGCTCGGTGACGATGCGGGCCCGGGCCGCGCTGACCCCGCAGGCATGATCATGCAACTGCTGGCCCGACTCGGTTTCACACCGGTCCCTCCTCCTGCCACCAACCCGGGGGAGGGGATAGCGCTCCGGACCTGCCCGCTGCTGGAGCTGGCGGAGGAGATGCCCGAGGTGATCTGTCAGGTCCACCAGGGACTGGTCGAGGGAGCGCTGGACCAGGCCGGCGCCTCGAGCGTGGGGGTCGAGCTCCTGCCCTTCGCCGAACCGGGAGCATGTCGGTTGCACCTACGGCCCTGA
- a CDS encoding MFS transporter, whose translation MRRVLLDITPLRQSRPYRHLYLGMVTSGIGAQLATTAIALQIYALTGSSFAVGLVGLYALVPIVVLGLYGGAVLDTHDRRTVALVGGIVLWVTGGLNVAQAALGNTEVGVLYALVALHSAGFAIMSPARSSIYPRLLPLEQLPAANALSVASMNIAMTVGPLLAGVIVQFSGYTTAYILDVLLFTVAMWGLSALPPIRPETKATRRAPGLSSVVDGLRFLGTRPNVRMTFLADFCAMILAQPRALFPAIAVVALAGGEATVGVLSAALAVGAVVAMMFSGPLGAVIHQGRAVVWAVVAWGVCIVLVGLAVLGSGRVFGPGAALVLACLGLAAAGAADSVSAVFRNTILQAATPDHLRGRLQGIFIVVVAGGPRLGELVSGTIASAWTEWGALLLGGLACVVAMLSLARVQRGFLTYDARDPQP comes from the coding sequence GTGCGCCGCGTCCTGCTCGACATCACCCCGCTGCGGCAGTCGCGTCCCTACCGCCACCTCTATCTGGGGATGGTCACCTCGGGCATCGGTGCCCAGCTGGCGACCACCGCCATCGCTCTGCAGATCTATGCGCTGACCGGATCATCGTTCGCCGTCGGTCTGGTCGGCCTCTATGCGCTGGTCCCGATCGTCGTGCTCGGGCTGTATGGCGGGGCGGTGCTCGACACCCACGACCGCCGGACGGTGGCTCTGGTCGGCGGGATCGTGCTGTGGGTTACCGGCGGTCTCAACGTGGCGCAGGCGGCGCTCGGCAACACCGAGGTCGGCGTGCTCTATGCGCTGGTGGCGCTGCACAGTGCTGGGTTTGCCATCATGAGCCCGGCCAGGTCGTCCATCTATCCGCGACTGCTGCCCCTCGAGCAGCTGCCCGCGGCGAACGCCCTGAGTGTGGCCTCGATGAACATCGCGATGACGGTCGGGCCGCTGCTGGCCGGGGTGATCGTCCAGTTCAGTGGCTACACCACGGCATACATCCTGGACGTCCTGCTCTTCACCGTCGCGATGTGGGGACTGTCGGCCCTTCCCCCCATCAGGCCCGAGACGAAGGCGACCAGGAGGGCACCCGGCCTGTCGAGCGTGGTCGACGGCCTGCGCTTCCTGGGCACCCGCCCCAACGTGCGGATGACCTTCCTGGCCGACTTCTGCGCGATGATCCTGGCGCAGCCCCGAGCGCTGTTCCCGGCGATCGCCGTGGTGGCGCTGGCCGGCGGGGAGGCCACCGTGGGCGTGCTCTCGGCCGCCCTCGCGGTGGGGGCAGTGGTGGCGATGATGTTCTCCGGCCCGCTCGGTGCGGTCATCCACCAGGGACGCGCCGTGGTCTGGGCCGTGGTGGCCTGGGGCGTGTGCATCGTCCTCGTCGGACTGGCGGTGCTGGGCTCCGGACGCGTCTTCGGTCCCGGCGCGGCCCTGGTGCTCGCCTGCCTCGGTCTCGCGGCGGCGGGAGCAGCGGACTCGGTCTCGGCGGTCTTCCGCAACACCATCCTGCAGGCGGCGACACCGGACCACCTGCGAGGGCGGTTGCAGGGGATCTTCATCGTGGTGGTGGCTGGCGGCCCCAGGCTCGGCGAACTGGTCTCTGGCACCATCGCCTCCGCGTGGACGGAGTGGGGAGCACTGCTCCTCGGTGGTCTGGCGTGCGTCGTCGCGATGCTGAGCCTGGCACGGGTCCAGCGGGGCTTCCTGACCTATGACGCGCGCGATCCGCAACCCTGA
- a CDS encoding hemerythrin domain-containing protein, whose translation MCSYCGCQSITVVGRFMAEHDEIINATGLMVRAAQAGDAAEVRATAEVVARLLHPHTQAEEVGLFSVMREQEEFTDHIDVLCGEHTTLDELLEVVVGGAFARAPEFELALRTHIDKEDNGLFPAAAMSLAGAEWERVDASTPPPQAPLTDGRGHLLGGGHEHPHDHPHEHDHGHSHDNGHSHEHHP comes from the coding sequence ATGTGTTCCTACTGTGGCTGTCAGTCGATCACGGTCGTCGGCCGGTTCATGGCTGAGCACGACGAGATCATCAATGCGACAGGTCTGATGGTGCGGGCGGCCCAGGCCGGGGACGCAGCGGAGGTCCGGGCCACCGCGGAGGTCGTGGCCCGGTTGCTGCACCCGCACACCCAGGCCGAGGAGGTCGGGCTGTTCAGCGTCATGCGCGAGCAGGAGGAGTTCACCGACCACATCGACGTGCTGTGCGGAGAGCACACCACCCTCGACGAGCTGCTCGAGGTGGTCGTCGGCGGTGCCTTCGCACGGGCGCCAGAGTTTGAGCTCGCTCTCCGGACCCACATCGACAAGGAGGACAACGGCCTGTTCCCGGCTGCCGCGATGTCGCTCGCCGGTGCGGAGTGGGAACGGGTGGACGCCTCGACACCTCCCCCGCAGGCACCCTTGACCGATGGCCGCGGACACCTCCTCGGGGGCGGGCACGAGCACCCCCACGACCACCCGCACGAGCACGACCACGGGCACTCGCACGACAACGGCCACTCGCACGAGCACCACCCGTGA
- a CDS encoding DUF2249 domain-containing protein — MTSEIPVQDVSGQSASACTCGEHDHDVPELDVRAIPHAIRHATVFGALSAVKVGGALDLVAPHDPKPLLAQINDRESGAIDVEYLVPGPEAWTLRLTRTR, encoded by the coding sequence ATGACCAGCGAGATTCCCGTCCAGGACGTGTCCGGCCAGTCCGCCTCTGCCTGCACCTGCGGTGAGCACGACCATGACGTCCCCGAGCTTGACGTCCGCGCCATACCGCACGCGATCCGCCACGCCACCGTCTTCGGGGCACTGTCCGCGGTCAAGGTCGGCGGCGCTCTCGACCTGGTGGCTCCGCACGACCCCAAGCCGCTGCTCGCCCAGATCAACGACCGCGAGAGCGGTGCCATCGACGTCGAGTACCTCGTGCCCGGCCCCGAGGCCTGGACCCTGCGACTGACCCGCACGCGCTAG
- a CDS encoding MFS transporter, whose amino-acid sequence MSELAGTTTDTPTTKAPRRAWLMLIMATLGFAVNFWAWALLSPLGPLWRDNNALGDITEGDVALLVAVPVIVGSLGRILVGAWTDRYGGRVMFPLVSAATIVPVLVIGFWAQSSLIALLITGIFLGIGGTAFAVGVPFVNSWFPPAQRGLAIGIFGAGMGGTAISAFTTVPLYNQSESLPFLVTAIALAIYAVAAWLVMRDAPGRTIPTTSLVARVVANSKLSITWMLAFLYAVAFGGYVAFSVYLPSYLKVAYELDPGDASNRMAGFVIVAVIGRPLGGWLADKLGAIEVLSGCFLVVAIGATIASTTPILEHLGTFAFLGMAAALGAGSGATFALIAKVTEPARVGGVTGIVGAAGGLGGFLPPLLMGYIYGRTESYALGLLLLAITAIVALILTITLVRKKQAEPATA is encoded by the coding sequence ATGTCCGAGCTAGCGGGCACCACCACCGACACCCCGACGACGAAGGCGCCCCGCCGCGCCTGGCTGATGCTGATCATGGCCACCCTGGGGTTCGCCGTGAACTTCTGGGCCTGGGCGTTGCTGAGCCCACTGGGCCCACTCTGGCGGGACAACAACGCCCTCGGCGACATCACCGAGGGCGACGTCGCGCTGCTCGTGGCTGTGCCGGTCATCGTCGGGTCCCTCGGCCGCATCCTGGTCGGCGCCTGGACCGACCGCTACGGCGGCCGGGTGATGTTCCCCCTGGTGTCCGCAGCCACGATCGTCCCCGTGCTGGTCATCGGCTTCTGGGCGCAAAGCTCCCTGATCGCCCTCCTGATCACCGGCATTTTCCTCGGCATCGGCGGCACCGCCTTCGCCGTGGGCGTGCCCTTCGTCAACTCGTGGTTCCCGCCCGCCCAGCGCGGGCTGGCCATCGGCATCTTCGGAGCCGGCATGGGCGGCACTGCCATCAGCGCGTTCACCACGGTCCCGCTCTACAACCAGTCCGAGTCGCTGCCGTTCCTGGTCACCGCGATCGCCCTGGCCATCTATGCCGTGGCCGCGTGGCTGGTCATGCGGGACGCGCCGGGACGCACGATCCCGACCACGTCGTTGGTCGCCCGCGTCGTCGCCAACTCCAAGCTGTCCATCACCTGGATGCTGGCCTTCCTCTATGCCGTGGCCTTCGGCGGCTACGTCGCCTTCTCGGTCTACCTGCCGTCCTATCTGAAGGTGGCCTACGAACTCGACCCCGGTGACGCCTCCAACCGGATGGCCGGCTTCGTCATCGTGGCGGTCATCGGCCGGCCCCTCGGCGGGTGGCTGGCCGACAAGCTCGGTGCCATCGAGGTGCTCTCCGGATGCTTCCTGGTGGTGGCCATCGGTGCGACGATCGCCTCCACCACGCCGATCCTGGAGCACCTGGGCACCTTCGCGTTCCTGGGGATGGCTGCCGCGCTGGGCGCCGGCAGCGGCGCAACCTTTGCCCTCATCGCCAAGGTGACCGAGCCGGCCCGCGTCGGCGGGGTCACCGGCATCGTGGGTGCCGCCGGCGGCCTCGGTGGCTTCCTGCCGCCGCTGCTGATGGGCTACATCTATGGCCGCACCGAGTCCTACGCGCTCGGTCTGCTCCTGCTGGCCATCACGGCCATCGTGGCGCTGATCCTGACGATCACGCTGGTGCGCAAGAAGCAGGCCGAGCCGGCCACCGCCTGA